CATCCGAGAGATCATCGACTTCCTGAACAATGGAACCAAGAAAGGTGTTCTGGAAATCGAAGCAGAGCGTTTGCGGCTTTGGGTCTACTTGGATCGCGGAAGGGTCCAAGGAATCAACGCGACCGGTTTGCAACCTCACGAGACGCAGATGATTGTCGATCAGCTGCCTGAATCGCTCAAGAACCTGTCAGAAGTACTTCGTCTGACAATCGCCGGACGTGGATCTGCCGAATTCGACGGCTTCGTTCAATTAATGGACAAGCGAGTCCTCGATCCACGTTTAACAGCGAAATTGCTTCGCTTCCAAGCCGCGATGCTAATCGGATTGGCCAAAGACCGTCCATTGAAAGGATTCCAATTCCGTGCACTCAACGAGTTCCCATCGCTTCAACGCGACCTTCCCCTCGAAATCGGCCTGATGGGTTTGCTTGTCGAATTCGCGTTGCACTGCGATGCGTCAAAGCTACCCGAAGACGAATCTTCGCTTCGCTATGCTCGCCGAGCAATTCGCGGCCAAAACTTGGACCGAGCTGGCTTGTCTGCCAAGCACATGAAAGTGCTGAACTTGGTCAGCGAACCACGGTCCATCGATGACTTGCAGCAACGCTTGAATTGGGATCGAGAAGAATTGCGACGAGTTCTCTGCGGCTTTGTCGCCGCTGACGTTTTGGACTGCAAAAAGGATGAAAGCCAAGGCAAGTTCGTTGCCTACGAAACCAACGGACTTGTTGCCGCTCAACTGCGCAACGAGCTGAAACAAAACGGTGGTCCTTTCACCGGAAAAGTTGTTCGCGACACGCTGACGCTGCAGCTACTGGTCAAACGAACTCAGCCGGACGCTGTCTTCTTTGCCGTTGACACGCCGCAAAGTTGTGATGCCATTCGTGAAGCATACACATCAGCGAGAGAAGCTTTTGGTGACGCTCGCAAGATTGTCCTGGCACCACCTCAAGTGATCGATGATCCCAATGTACCGTGGCAACGTCTATTGGGATTCGTTCCAGACCGACTGATGAAGTCTCCGTACAAGTGCGAAACGTTGATCGAAACCATGCGTGAGCTTGATTCGATTCCCGTTGCGCCACAACCGCAATGCGATGATTCGTCAACTGTCGCCCCACCAGTCACCCCGACCACCGCAACGCAAGAAGTCGAGGCGCTTTCATGAGCCGCTCCACGTCACCTACCGTCTCATCTTTTCGTCTAGTCGTTCATCGCATCGGCAAATCCGCTCTTGAGCATCACCTCGAAGAAGGTCGCAGTGTCTTCCTCGGTAGCGGATCCTCATGTGGGATTCATGTTGAAGGCGAAGGCGTTGCAGAAATCCATTGCCTGATCGACGTCGAAGAAGATGTCGTTTCAGTTCAGGACTGGGCATCGGATGCGGGCACGATCGTCAATGGACTTCAGATCGAAGAAAAAACCGTCATCAACGTCGGCGATTCGATCATCCTTGGAAAGATCCAGATCGAACTTTCCGGCAACAGCCAATCAGTAAAAACGCCTTCGGCCGAACCCGTCGCAGAACAGATCGACGTAGCTGATGACCTACCGGACTTGGAAACCAATCTCTCATTGGCAG
This is a stretch of genomic DNA from Stieleria sp. JC731. It encodes these proteins:
- a CDS encoding response regulator; its protein translation is MAEKKVLVIDDSATIRKLVDSHLSPAGYAVTLAPTAEEGLQLAEEIRPDLILLDHQLPGTTGFEVCQQLAASSTLKTIPVVVSSTLRKKAYVEYADLDNVVDMLPKPYTENLLKTTVENAIETAAMIVESQSKGSAVPEIIGETAEPDFAGRFSMFGIREIIDFLNNGTKKGVLEIEAERLRLWVYLDRGRVQGINATGLQPHETQMIVDQLPESLKNLSEVLRLTIAGRGSAEFDGFVQLMDKRVLDPRLTAKLLRFQAAMLIGLAKDRPLKGFQFRALNEFPSLQRDLPLEIGLMGLLVEFALHCDASKLPEDESSLRYARRAIRGQNLDRAGLSAKHMKVLNLVSEPRSIDDLQQRLNWDREELRRVLCGFVAADVLDCKKDESQGKFVAYETNGLVAAQLRNELKQNGGPFTGKVVRDTLTLQLLVKRTQPDAVFFAVDTPQSCDAIREAYTSAREAFGDARKIVLAPPQVIDDPNVPWQRLLGFVPDRLMKSPYKCETLIETMRELDSIPVAPQPQCDDSSTVAPPVTPTTATQEVEALS